AGCGCGATCATCAACCGGATGCCCCCGTTGCGCTCGAAGATCTTGCGGTCGTCGCCGTCGTCGTCCAGGAGCTGATTGATCCGATTGAACCGCTCGTCCGACAGGGTCGCGACGTCCGAGAAGTAGTCCATGCCGTCGACCTTCTCGAGGTAGGCCTTGCACAGGTCGGTCGGCTCGGACCGCGCCTCGAACTGCGGCGCGGTCGCCAGCGGCGGACAGAACCGGTCGGTCCACGCCGACAGGTACAGCCGGCCGGTGATGGTGAGCCGGCCGATCGCCGTGAGCGACAGCATGCCGCCCGCGTCGATGAAGTAGCTGTCGCGCTGGCTGCGGTCGAACCGCGTGCCGTAGCCGGCCGTCGCGAACGCGCCGACCGACACCGGCGAGCGGTCCAACAGCTGGATCCGGGTGTGGACCGACAGGTCCGTGCGCTGGAAGAACGTCTGCACGCCGATGCCGGCGTCGAGGCCGAACCCCTTGAGCTGGCCGACGCCGATCGTGAACCGGATCCCGAGAAAGTGCGGATAGCCGACCGACGCGTCGAACGTCGGCTTTTCGCGCATCAGCGTGCGGGCGCCGAACGACGACCGCGACCGCCGCTCGCGCAGCAGCTCCTCCTCGGTCGGACCGAGGTCGATCTGCTTGAGCGTCGCGTTGATGACCTCGCGCTTGCCCCCCTCGATGTTGACCAGCTTCTCGAACTGGTAGTAGCCGTCGCGCGAGATCGCGATCACGTGCTCGCCGACGCTCACCTCCGGGATCGTGAACGGCGTCTTTCCGACGACCTCGCCGTCGAGCGACACCGCCGCACCCGACGGATTCGACAGCACGCGAATCTCCCCCGCCGCCTTCAAATCGGCGGTGACGACGACCTCCTGGCCGGCTTCGACCCGGACCTTCTGCTCGAACGTGCGGTAGCCCTTCTTTTCGACGCGCACGAAGTGCTCGCCGGCCGACACTTCTTTGGTCTGCGGAACCGGTCCGATGCGCGCGCCGTCGATCGACACCGCCGCGTCGGGCACCGGCGACACGACCTTGAGCGTGCCGGCGTCCGACGGGCCGGCCTCCGGCTGCAAGTCCATCTGCAGGATCGCCGCCGAGCCGGCGCTCACCTCGACGCGCTCGGTGCGCGGCAAAAACCCCGGCGCGCGCACCTCGATGACGTGCTCGCCCGGCTTGAGGTCCTTGACGTCGATCGGCACCTCGCCGACGCGCGTCCCGTCGACCCACACCTCGGCCTTCGGCGCGCTGCTGAGCACCCGGATCGACCCGCCGGGGCCGCCGATCGTCGCCTGGAGCTCCGCGTTGACCTTCACGGTCTGGCCCGCCTTGACCACGACGGTCTGCTTCCACGGCATCGCCGGTTCCTTGCGCACCTCGACGACGTGTGGTCCCTCCGGGATGTCCGGCACGAGCGTCGGCGTCTTGTCGCGCCACAG
The DNA window shown above is from Deltaproteobacteria bacterium and carries:
- a CDS encoding PEGA domain-containing protein; translation: MFSSTRFHRVAAVFAVGVLAGVAVEAHAQTEPRPERRGRKYRVRIDSAPQRAAIYLDDEKYGIVGYTPWEGRLQKGDWKIIVKLDGYETATRVVRIKRSRRTQEFFLPLVKKEVPAKLDVIAAADNNTFGAEVWVDGQLQGNVPVVLNVKEGRHLVEIKKAEFQDYSQWVDVKEGERVTIAPVLKPVKKEPQKGSVLVDADVQDAEVYIDGQLWRDKTPTLVPDIPEGPHVVEVRKEPAMPWKQTVVVKAGQTVKVNAELQATIGGPGGSIRVLSSAPKAEVWVDGTRVGEVPIDVKDLKPGEHVIEVRAPGFLPRTERVEVSAGSAAILQMDLQPEAGPSDAGTLKVVSPVPDAAVSIDGARIGPVPQTKEVSAGEHFVRVEKKGYRTFEQKVRVEAGQEVVVTADLKAAGEIRVLSNPSGAAVSLDGEVVGKTPFTIPEVSVGEHVIAISRDGYYQFEKLVNIEGGKREVINATLKQIDLGPTEEELLRERRSRSSFGARTLMREKPTFDASVGYPHFLGIRFTIGVGQLKGFGLDAGIGVQTFFQRTDLSVHTRIQLLDRSPVSVGAFATAGYGTRFDRSQRDSYFIDAGGMLSLTAIGRLTITGRLYLSAWTDRFCPPLATAPQFEARSEPTDLCKAYLEKVDGMDYFSDVATLSDERFNRINQLLDDDGDDRKIFERNGGIRLMIALIVEYAVNERINVWGMLDGTPSRSERPAYTDAFNDFLLKDDNGVYFRSGITYKF